Part of the Betta splendens chromosome 17, fBetSpl5.4, whole genome shotgun sequence genome, TGCTCAGTTGAAATTCTTCTGTTATTTAAAAGCTCGAGTCTAAATTTGCTTCTCGTTCTGCAGCCATTATGATCTGCAACCGCAAACTGGAGAGCCTGTGCAACATTCACGAAAACATCAGAGTAAAGAGTGGATCCTGGGACGAGAGTGGTGTCTTCATCTATACCACTTCCAACCACATCAAATACGCTCTGACCTCCGGGTATGTGCTTATCTACTGTTAtttcagttatttttttaataatgcacaGACGTAAAGCATTTGAGGAATAGTTGTTAAACAACTATCATAATGGTATACAGCACTGAATTGGTTCTAAAGTTTGTTAAAGTTTCTTTTACTGCAGAGACTTTACTTTTTGCATgcatgtttcttttattttgtcccTGCAGTGATCATGGCATCATCAGGACCTTGGATCTGCCTATCTATGTGACCCGAGTGAGAGGAAATAGTGTCTACTGCTTGGACAGAGAGTGCAGGCCCCGCGTCCTCACCATTGACCCCACAGAGTACCGCTTCAAACTGGCCCTGGTGAACCGTAAATATGATGAGGTCTGTACGTGATAATGTGTCACTTTAGACTTTGGTTGGTAAATTCTAGTTCTGACCTCATGCATATGTCACTTCCAGGTACTTCACATGGTGCGTAATGCCAAGCTAGTTGGCCAGTCCATCATTGCCTACCTGCAGAAGAAGGGCTACCCTGAGGTGGCGCTGCACTTCGTCAAGGATGAGAAGACTCGCTTTAGCCTGGCTCTGGAGTGCGGCAACATTGAGGTGAACTGCCATTAAACAAGTtgccacgttttttttttttttttgttttgttttgttttttttttgatattttGTGATGTTTCAGGATAATTAAACCTTTCATTGCTTTTATCCACACTTCAGGTGGCACTGGAGGCAGCAAAGGCCCTGGATGAGCGCAGCTGCTGGGAGCGTCTTGGTGAGGCAGCACTGCTGCAGGGTCACCACCAGGTTGTGGAAATGTGCTACCAGAGGACCAAGAACTTTGACAAGCTCACCTTCCTTTACCTCATCACGGGCAACCTGGCCAAACTTCGCAAGATGATGAAGATCGGTAAGCAACGGAGTCTGTAATGACTCTGTTGTTCTGACTTCATCTTGAGTGTCACTTACATTTAATATCTGTGTCTGTAGCTGAGATCAGGAAGGACATGAGCGGTCACTACCAGGCAGCCCTCTACCTGGGAGACGTCAGCGAGAGGGTTCGCATCTTAAAGAACTGTGGACAAAGTACGTTTTTTTGCGTCCACTATTAATACAACCATTCTAAACCTGCACACTTCACATTGCAGCTCGGTTTGTGCCTTTGTAAGAAGCCAACATGTGTAACCAATTGAGTGCATGTTTGCAGAGTCTCTGGCTTACCTGACTGCAGCCACACATGGTCTGGATGAGGAAGCTGAGGCACTGAAGGAGACCTTTGACTTGGAAAAGGAGACGGTATGTTGAGACCATGATCTGAGTTTATAAGTCCacctaagttttttttttttttttttttttttttttttttttttatattagctATTTTAGATTAGATGTTCTACTTATCATTAAAtacataattttaataatatccTTTTTAACATTGTTTCTCCCAGGTGCCAGAGGTTGATCCTaatgcacagctgctgcagcccccACCACCAGTTAACCCTCTGGACACCAACTGGCCTCTGCTCACTGTATCAAAGGGCTTCTTTGAGGGAGCCATTGCAGCAAAGGGTGAGTGATTAGCTTAGACAGATGCACATCTGCATAATCACCCTACTGTGCTCAAATGCACAGTGTGTTCCTGAGTTGAGAGATGAGAGATTTGCTTGGGGAATATTTGGCCTTCGAATTGACACTTGACACTGTGATAAGAACAATGGTTTTCAATTGTAGGGAAGGCAGGTCAAATGGCTGCAGACCTGGACATGGATACTTCAGGGGGAGAGGGCTGGGGAGACGATGCAGAGCTTCAGCTGGATGATGgtaaatgaaatcaaaaagTATAGTAACTTTCAGTCAATACAGAGAACTGTATTATCCATAATACAACACtgtgtgaaatatttatatttcctgTGTCGATCAGATGGCTTCATGGATGCCCAGGAAGGATTAGGAGATGAAGGAGTAGCAAAGGATGAGGGAGGTGgctgggaggtggaggaagaccTGGACCTTCCTCCAGAGCTGGTGAGAAAACCTAAATAAGTTTATGAAGAAATATTTGGACTAATGTTATATATAGGACAGGTCTTGACACATTTTTAGTAACTAAATTCATATTTCAACTTCActcttgattttcttttcaaattAAACGTTTTATAGAGTTACTGTTGTGCTCAGCTACCGTCTCTATATTCACAGGACATTCcggctggtgcagctggaggagcagaggacggcTTCTTCGTCCCACCAACAAAGGGAATGAGTCCAACTCAGATGTGGTGCAACAACTCGCAGTTGCCTGTGGACCACATCCTGGCTGGCTCATTTGAAACTGCTATGAGAGTGTGTACAGTTTGATgtattttcttgtttcttttaattCCTATGACTGTTTAGTCACACATTGTACTGACATTTCTgtactgcagctgctccatgaCCAGGTGGGAGTTGTGAACTTTGGCCCCTACAAGTCGCTCTTCATGCAGACACTGTCCAGGGGGCGCACGTGTTACCTGGCGCTGCCTTCGCTGCCCTGCCTGCGCGGCCATCCCCAGAGGAACTGGAAGGTATAGTCGTTGGTCTTGGTCTAAACAACATATTACTATTCGTTTTTAGAATGTGTGCTGGTGTTAGTTATtctgttttaaagtaaacatCAACTTTATATCCTCCTATTCCTACGACttaaaaatttatttttttctcaggACTGTGGTGCGAAGCAGGGACTGCCCGCAGTGGGTCTGCGTCTCTCCGACCTCATTTCCCGCTTGCAGCAGTGCTACCAGCTGACCACTTCTGGGCGTTTTGAAGAGGCTGTGGAGCGCTTCAGAGCCATCCTGCTGTCTATACCTCTGCTGGTGGTTGATAACAAGCAGGAAATTGCAGAGGTGAGAACATGCCCTGCTTAGAATAGCTTCACCTTTTTTAAAGTTTAGGTATAGTTAAAAGAAACATGAAAGCCTGGGTTTGTGCTAACACTGTCATGTTTTTGCTTAGTTCTCAAGTTtgaataaatgcaataaattaGTTTTCCATCATACACATCAGTATAGTCATGTACTACATGTGTACTTACATTTAGGAATTAGAATTTTTGTAAATTAGCTTGCATTACACAGATGTGAGACTGGAATTTGTTTTTCAGGCCCAACAGCTGATCACAATTTGCAAAGAGTACATAGTGGGCCTGAGCATGGAGACTGAGAGAAAGAAGTTGCCTAAAGACACGTTGGAACAGCAGAAGAGGCTGTGTGAGGTAACGATTTATGTTTTGACTTCTTTTAGTGTCGAACCTGTTCGTTTAAGTCGGTGTTCACTAACGCTTACACTTTAGTGATTGTGTTATCTACTTTAATCCTAAaatcaaattttttttttaaccttttactttttttcttacAGATGGCTGCTTACTTCACTCACTGTAATCTCCAGCCCGTTCACATGGTGCTGGTGTTGCGCACAGCTCTGAACCTCTTCTTCAAACTGCGTAACTTCAAGACCGCTGCTGGCTTTGCACGACGCCTGCTTGAGCTGGGGCCAAAGCCAGATGTTGCACAGCAGGTAGGTTGTGCAACATTTACCACACTGAATTTTACAGAACACACTGTTTTCTAATCGTGTGTTACATTTCCTCCTGTCAATCAGACCCGCAAGATTTTGGCAGCTTGTGAGAAGACCTTGACAGATGCCCACCAACTGAACTACGACCCCCACAATCCATTCGATCTGTGCGCTGCCTCTTTTGTCCCTCTGTACCGTGGACGCCCTGTAGAGAAGTGCCCTCTGTCTGGAGCCTGCTACTGTCCTACGTACAAAGGCCAGATCTGCAGGGTCACCCAGGTAGGTTCTTCAGCATGATGAAATTTACATTAGTAAAGTTGATGCAGTTAAAATTTGTATGAACAGTATACAATAACAGCACAGAATATGATATACACATGAAATTCAAGTGTTTATTTCTTGTAATCGTCAATCTTTCTTCATTGGCTAGGTAACAGAGATCGGTAAGGATGTTATCGGTCTGCGTGTGAGTCCTCTTCAGTTCCGTTAAGAGGACAAGAAAATCTTCAGCAAACACATCCAAGAAATTCAACAACTGTTGGaaagaaatacagaaataaaatagaaatatatatgTTTGCTCACATAGGCGTTAACCCCAATGTAATCCTTTTAATTATCCATATACCAATGGTCAATAGGCTTTTTATTGTATCTGCTGCTCCGTCATCTGTGCTGTGGCTTAATTAGAGCTGTAactgttttctcttctttctgaCATGTATgagatgaataattaaaaatcaCCAGAAATGTTGTGTATCTgagggaaataaaaacacttcttTGTGAACAGAGTTCAGAGT contains:
- the LOC114844262 gene encoding coatomer subunit alpha translates to MLTKFETKSARVKGLSFHPKRPWVLASLHNGVIQLWDYRMCTLIDKFDEHDGPVRGIDFHKQQPLFVSGGDDYKIKVWNYKLRRCLFTLLGHLDYIRTTFFHHEYPWILSASDDQTIRIWNWQSRTCVCVLTGHNHYVMCAQFHPSEDLVVSASLDQTVRVWDISGLRKKNLSPGAVETDVRGITGVDLFGASDAVVKHVLEGHDRGVNWAAFHPSMPLIVSGADDRQVKIWRMNESKAWELDTCRGHYNNVSCAVFHPRQELILSNSEDKSIRVWDMSKRTGVQTFRRDHDRFWVLGAHPNLNLFAAGHDSGMIVFKLERERPAYAVHGNMLYYVKDRFLRQLDFNSSKDTAVMQLRSGSKFPVFSMSYNPAENAVLLCTRATNLENSTYDLYSIPKESDSQNPDAPEGKRSSGLTAVWVARNRFAVLDRMHSLLIKNLKNEIVKKVQVPSCEEIFYAGTGSLLLRDADGVTLFDVQQKRSLATVKIAKVKYVVWSADTSHVALLAKHAIMICNRKLESLCNIHENIRVKSGSWDESGVFIYTTSNHIKYALTSGDHGIIRTLDLPIYVTRVRGNSVYCLDRECRPRVLTIDPTEYRFKLALVNRKYDEVLHMVRNAKLVGQSIIAYLQKKGYPEVALHFVKDEKTRFSLALECGNIEVALEAAKALDERSCWERLGEAALLQGHHQVVEMCYQRTKNFDKLTFLYLITGNLAKLRKMMKIAEIRKDMSGHYQAALYLGDVSERVRILKNCGQKSLAYLTAATHGLDEEAEALKETFDLEKETVPEVDPNAQLLQPPPPVNPLDTNWPLLTVSKGFFEGAIAAKGKAGQMAADLDMDTSGGEGWGDDAELQLDDDGFMDAQEGLGDEGVAKDEGGGWEVEEDLDLPPELDIPAGAAGGAEDGFFVPPTKGMSPTQMWCNNSQLPVDHILAGSFETAMRLLHDQVGVVNFGPYKSLFMQTLSRGRTCYLALPSLPCLRGHPQRNWKDCGAKQGLPAVGLRLSDLISRLQQCYQLTTSGRFEEAVERFRAILLSIPLLVVDNKQEIAEAQQLITICKEYIVGLSMETERKKLPKDTLEQQKRLCEMAAYFTHCNLQPVHMVLVLRTALNLFFKLRNFKTAAGFARRLLELGPKPDVAQQTRKILAACEKTLTDAHQLNYDPHNPFDLCAASFVPLYRGRPVEKCPLSGACYCPTYKGQICRVTQVTEIGKDVIGLRVSPLQFR